CCGCAGCCGGTCACCCCGCAGGTGCTCGCCTTCGAGCTGCCCGCCGCCAGCGCCAAGGACGTCACCGTCACCTCCTTCACCCCTGCTGCAAAGGGCGATCGCCCGGACCTGGCGCAGGCGAAGGTCGTGGTCTCCGGTGGCCGCGGCGTGGAGAGCGCCGAGAACTTCGCCTCCGTGGTCGAGCCGCTTGCCGACGCCCTTGGCGGCGCGGTCGGCGCGACCCGCGACGCCGTGGATCTGGGATACTACGCCCCGCAGTTCCAGGTCGGACAGACCGGCGTGACCGTCTCCCCGGACCTCTACATCGGCCTGGGCATCTCTGGCGCCATCCAGCACATCTCGGGCATGCAGACCTCGAAGAAGATCGTCGTGATCAACAACGACGAGGACGCGCCGTTCTTCCAGATCGCCGACCTCGGCGTCGTGGGCGACCTCCACGAGATCGTCCCGCAGCTGGTCCAGGAGATCAACAACCGCAAGTAGCCGTTGCTTGGTTAAAGGCGCCGCCGTCCCCAAACGCGTTGGGGCGGCGGCGCCGACGCTTTTCCGTGCCCGGACTAGACTGTGAGCGCATCACCCAATCACCTTTTTCGGAGGCAGATCCTTGACGTCCTACTTCGACCACGCCGCCACCTCGCCGATGCGGGACATCGCCCGCGCCGCGTGGCTCGAGGCCTCGGCCGCGCTCAACCCCGCCAGCCAGTATGCCTCAGGCCGGCGCTCCCGCTCGCTGCTCGACGCCGCCCGCGAGAAGGTCGCCCGGCTGATGGGCTGCGAGCCGATCGAGGTGGTCTTCACCTCCTCGGGCACCGAGGCCGACAACATCGGGGTCTTCGGGCAGTGGCGGGCGCGCACCGGCGGCCGGGGCGGGCGCGTGGTGGTCAGCGCCATCGAGCACCCCGCGGTGGCCGAGTCGGCGCGGCTCGCGGGAGAGTTCGGGGCGGAGGTGGAGTACCTGCCCGTGGGGCCGGACGGGATCGTCTCCGACCTCAGCCTGCTCGACCGGCCCGCGAGCGTGGCCAGCTGCATGTGGGCGAACAACGAGACGGGCGCGATCCAGCCCATTGAGCAGGTCGTGGCCCGGGCGAAGGAGACGGGGACGCCGGTGCACGTTGACGCGGTCCAGGTCGTGGGCAAGCTGCCCATCGACTTCCAGGCCCTGGGAGCCACGACCCTGGCCGCCAGCGCGCACAAGTTCGGAGGCCCCCGGGGCACCGGATTCCTGCTGGCCAGGCGCTCGCCCGCGCCCGCGCCGGTCCTGGTCGGCGGAGGGCAGGAGCGCGGCATTCGCTCGGGAACGGTGGACACCGCGGGCGCTTGCGCGCTGGCGGTGGCGCTGGAGGAGTCCTGCACCGAGATGGCCGCGGAGTCCGCGCGGCTCGGCGGGCTCAAGGAGCAGCTGCGCGCCGGGATCCTCGGGACCATCGACGACGTCGTGGTGCACACCCCGGAGAATTCGCTGCCCAGCCACCTTTACCTCTCCTTCCCAGGCGCTGAGGCGGACAGCCTCATCATGCTTCTCGACAGCCTCGGCATCGAGGCCTCCGCGGGTTCGGCCTGCCACAACGGGGTCAATCGCGCGAGCGAGACGCTCATCGCCGCGGGAGTGGACGAGAAGACGGCGCGCTCTACCGTGAGGTTCACGATGGGGCACACGACCACCGAGGAAGACGTGGTCACCGTGCTGCGTACGATGCCGGACGTCGTCAAGCGGGCGCGAATGGCAGGCATGGCCTAGGACGCCTGTGCGCTGCGGCGGGGCGGGCTCGAAACTGCAGGTGAACCTCAAATTCATCTTGCCGGTAAAATAGGGGTTTGCTCACAGTAAACCCACAGGTTGGCAGGTTAGCTTTGGACTTCGTGAACCTCATTCGAAGCATCCCACTGGTGGGAACCGTGCCAGTGTCGATCATGGTCGCCGTGCTCGTTATCGCAGCAATTGGCGCCTTCTTTTTTGGCACGCTCAAGCGGAACCTTGTCTCCGTCGCGCTGGCCGCCGCCATCACCGTCGTGGTGTGGCTCGTCCTTTCGAAGTGGTGGAAGCCCTTCCCTGACGCTATCCCGTTCTACATCTATTTGGGGGGCGGCGCGGCGATCTTCGTCCTCGTTCGCACGATCCTCAACAAGGGGAAGCGGATCGCCTGGTTGGCCGTCTTCCTCGCTGCGGCGCTGTGCGCCGGCGGACTCGTCAACGTGCAGTTCAACGTCTACCGCACCGTCGGCGACATCAGGCCGGTGCCGGTTACCGTGACCATGGACTACAACCAGCTCTCGCAGACGACGTCTGCGCCGCAGCTGAATGGTCGCGAGGTCGGCGCCGAGGTGACCATCCCGCTCGAGGCTACCAAGAGCGGCTTCCACCCGCGAGACGCGATCGCCTACGTCCCGCCCGCATACTGGACGAAGCCGGACATGAAGTTCCCCGTCATTGTCTTGCTGCCGGGTAACCCGGGCAGCCCCGACGACTGGTTCAAGACCCGCATCGTGCAGCAGATCGCCGACGAGTACCAGCAGGCACACGACGGGGTTAGCCCCATCGTGGTGAGCGCGGACGGCACGGGCGGGTACCTCGATAACCCCGCCTGCGTGGACGGCGCCCGCGGCAACGTCCAGACCTACCTCGCGGTGGACGTCCCCAACGCGCTTAAGGCCAAGCTCCGCGTCACCGACGACCAGAGCACCTGGACGATCGGCGGGCTGAGCTACGGCGGCACCTGTTCGCTGCAGGTGGTCACCAACGCCCCGCAGGCGTACGGCAACTTCCTCGACTTCTCCGGCCAGGCCGGGCCGACGCTCAACAACCACCAGGACACCGTGGACACGCTCTTCGG
This is a stretch of genomic DNA from Corynebacterium vitaeruminis DSM 20294. It encodes these proteins:
- a CDS encoding electron transfer flavoprotein subunit alpha/FixB family protein — translated: MSHAYVLVEHANGRVLPATGELITAARVFGDVMAVVVGAPGVEAPLAPTLGELGASVVYAATAADADKRVVLPETDALHAVAAQNPAPILIDAGAHGNEIAGRLAARLSSGVLCDVVGVNADRSAQMSIFGDTIEVSASVGGASPIYTLRPGAVEATPQPVTPQVLAFELPAASAKDVTVTSFTPAAKGDRPDLAQAKVVVSGGRGVESAENFASVVEPLADALGGAVGATRDAVDLGYYAPQFQVGQTGVTVSPDLYIGLGISGAIQHISGMQTSKKIVVINNDEDAPFFQIADLGVVGDLHEIVPQLVQEINNRK
- a CDS encoding cysteine desulfurase family protein, whose amino-acid sequence is MTSYFDHAATSPMRDIARAAWLEASAALNPASQYASGRRSRSLLDAAREKVARLMGCEPIEVVFTSSGTEADNIGVFGQWRARTGGRGGRVVVSAIEHPAVAESARLAGEFGAEVEYLPVGPDGIVSDLSLLDRPASVASCMWANNETGAIQPIEQVVARAKETGTPVHVDAVQVVGKLPIDFQALGATTLAASAHKFGGPRGTGFLLARRSPAPAPVLVGGGQERGIRSGTVDTAGACALAVALEESCTEMAAESARLGGLKEQLRAGILGTIDDVVVHTPENSLPSHLYLSFPGAEADSLIMLLDSLGIEASAGSACHNGVNRASETLIAAGVDEKTARSTVRFTMGHTTTEEDVVTVLRTMPDVVKRARMAGMA
- a CDS encoding alpha/beta hydrolase, whose protein sequence is MNLIRSIPLVGTVPVSIMVAVLVIAAIGAFFFGTLKRNLVSVALAAAITVVVWLVLSKWWKPFPDAIPFYIYLGGGAAIFVLVRTILNKGKRIAWLAVFLAAALCAGGLVNVQFNVYRTVGDIRPVPVTVTMDYNQLSQTTSAPQLNGREVGAEVTIPLEATKSGFHPRDAIAYVPPAYWTKPDMKFPVIVLLPGNPGSPDDWFKTRIVQQIADEYQQAHDGVSPIVVSADGTGGYLDNPACVDGARGNVQTYLAVDVPNALKAKLRVTDDQSTWTIGGLSYGGTCSLQVVTNAPQAYGNFLDFSGQAGPTLNNHQDTVDTLFGGSEDAFNAIDPAHILTAAADSGDSKFSSIQGKFVAGTRDSESQKTLSNLNDLAQKAGMTTDYGTVSGGHDFGTWRKALDETFDWAASRGGLG